A region of Flavobacterium indicum GPTSA100-9 = DSM 17447 DNA encodes the following proteins:
- a CDS encoding ferredoxin, translated as MVIITLQRDKCIGCNYCVEFAPAQFQMSKKDGKTVLLKSTDNKGFHTLKSPDHTIFEACELAEKACPVHIISVKET; from the coding sequence ATGGTAATTATTACGCTACAAAGAGATAAATGTATTGGCTGTAATTATTGTGTTGAATTTGCACCAGCCCAATTTCAGATGTCAAAAAAAGACGGAAAGACAGTTTTGTTAAAATCAACAGACAATAAAGGTTTTCACACCTTAAAATCGCCCGACCATACGATTTTTGAAGCCTGTGAATTAGCAGAAAAAGCCTGTCCCGTTCACATCATATCTGTTAAAGAAACCTAG
- a CDS encoding peptidase U32 family protein, with translation MTTTGRIELMAPAGNFESLQAALDNGCDSVYFGVEQLNMRARATMNFTLDDLPEIARRCQEKNVRTYLTLNTIIYDHDLSIVKTLLNKAKEANITAVIAADQAVIMTARSIGMEVHISTQVNVTNIETVKFYALFADTIVLSRELSLRQVKKITEQIEKEQIKGPSGNLVEIEIFGHGALCMAVSGKCYLSLHSHNSSANRGACKQNCRKKYTVIDQESGFEIEIDNEYMMSPKDLCTIDFLDQVIDSGIKVLKIEGRGRAPEYVATVIKTYREAIDAYYEKTFSQDKIAQWMETLNTVYNRGFWSGYYLGQKLGEWSKDPGSNATQKKVYIGKGMHYFPKSSVAEFKIEAYDVKIGDKILITGPSTGVQELVLEDMMVNDSKLEKATKGDSLTLKVPFRVRLSDKMYKLVEA, from the coding sequence ATGACCACAACAGGAAGAATTGAATTAATGGCACCTGCAGGAAATTTTGAATCTCTGCAAGCAGCCTTAGATAATGGATGTGACTCGGTATATTTTGGGGTTGAGCAATTGAACATGCGTGCGCGTGCAACAATGAATTTTACGTTAGATGATTTACCTGAAATTGCACGTCGTTGTCAAGAAAAAAACGTGAGAACGTATTTGACGTTAAACACCATTATATACGATCACGACTTATCGATTGTAAAAACACTTTTAAATAAAGCTAAAGAAGCAAATATTACAGCGGTTATTGCTGCGGATCAAGCCGTAATTATGACCGCACGTAGTATTGGTATGGAAGTGCATATTTCTACACAAGTCAATGTGACTAATATAGAAACGGTTAAATTTTATGCTTTATTTGCCGATACTATTGTATTATCTCGAGAATTAAGTTTACGTCAAGTAAAAAAAATCACCGAACAAATTGAAAAAGAACAGATTAAAGGTCCAAGTGGGAATTTAGTTGAAATTGAAATATTTGGTCATGGTGCTTTGTGTATGGCGGTTTCTGGGAAATGTTATTTAAGTCTACATTCTCATAATTCTTCTGCCAATCGCGGAGCTTGCAAACAAAATTGTAGAAAAAAATATACGGTTATCGATCAGGAATCTGGATTTGAAATCGAAATTGATAACGAATACATGATGTCGCCTAAAGATTTATGTACCATCGATTTTCTAGATCAAGTGATTGATTCTGGAATTAAAGTTTTAAAAATCGAAGGCCGCGGTCGAGCACCAGAATATGTAGCAACGGTTATAAAAACCTATCGTGAAGCCATAGATGCTTACTATGAAAAAACATTTTCTCAGGATAAAATTGCCCAATGGATGGAAACCTTAAATACGGTTTACAACAGAGGATTTTGGAGTGGCTATTACTTAGGACAAAAATTAGGAGAATGGAGTAAAGACCCTGGAAGCAATGCCACACAAAAGAAAGTGTACATTGGTAAAGGCATGCATTATTTTCCAAAATCAAGTGTAGCCGAATTCAAAATTGAAGCGTATGATGTTAAAATTGGGGATAAAATTTTGATTACAGGTCCAAGTACTGGTGTGCAAGAATTAGTTTTGGAAGACATGATGGTGAATGACTCTAAATTAGAAAAAGCAACTAAAGGCGATAGTTTAACATTGAAAGTGCCGTTTAGAGTGCGTTTGTCTGATAAAATGTATAAATTAGTGGAAGCCTAA
- the trhO gene encoding oxygen-dependent tRNA uridine(34) hydroxylase TrhO, protein MQLYNTLSAEERARLIDDAGQQRLTLSFYQYAHIVDPQQFRNELFLAWNKLDALGRIYVAKEGINAQMSVPAENFEAFRDTLEAYDFMKGIRLNVAVEHDDHSFLKLTIKVRHKIVADGLNDETFDVTNKGVHLNAKAFNEILDDPNTIVVDFRNHYESEVGHFKGAITPDVETFRESLPIINEQLKDFKEDKNLVMYCTGGIRCEKASAYFKHQGFKNVFQLEGGIINYAKQIKEEGLESKFIGKNFVFDHRLGERITDDIIAQCHQCGTPCDVHTNCANDGCHLLFIQCEACAEKMEHCCSTECLEITHLPLAEQVALRAGKQVGNKIFRKGKSEALKFKHSGQLEGVSLAKATDFNVGATVFEPKTKTLRQRIAQKKVLVGKGQHYYSKSQVGQFILEKAELQLGDKVLISGPTTGEQELVVENMYVNGQPGTNAVAGDKVTMSVPFKVRASDKLYKVLN, encoded by the coding sequence ATGCAACTGTATAACACCTTAAGCGCAGAAGAAAGAGCGCGTTTAATTGACGACGCAGGTCAACAACGTTTGACGCTATCTTTCTACCAATACGCGCACATTGTAGATCCTCAACAATTTCGTAACGAATTATTTTTAGCTTGGAATAAATTAGATGCTTTGGGTCGAATTTATGTAGCCAAAGAGGGTATTAACGCCCAAATGTCGGTGCCGGCAGAAAATTTCGAAGCGTTTAGAGATACTTTAGAAGCCTACGATTTCATGAAAGGCATCCGCTTAAATGTGGCTGTGGAACATGACGACCATTCGTTTTTAAAATTGACGATTAAAGTCCGACATAAAATTGTGGCTGATGGATTAAACGATGAAACCTTTGATGTAACCAACAAAGGAGTGCACTTAAATGCTAAAGCATTCAATGAAATTTTAGACGATCCGAACACCATTGTAGTTGATTTTAGAAACCATTACGAAAGTGAAGTGGGTCATTTTAAAGGCGCCATTACCCCAGATGTGGAAACGTTTCGCGAATCGCTTCCTATTATCAATGAACAATTAAAAGATTTTAAAGAAGATAAAAACCTCGTGATGTATTGCACAGGTGGCATTCGTTGTGAAAAAGCTTCGGCCTATTTTAAACATCAAGGTTTTAAAAATGTTTTTCAGTTGGAAGGCGGTATTATTAATTACGCCAAACAAATCAAAGAAGAAGGTTTAGAAAGTAAATTTATAGGTAAGAATTTTGTGTTCGATCACCGTTTAGGAGAACGAATCACCGATGATATTATTGCCCAATGCCACCAATGTGGAACGCCATGTGATGTGCACACCAATTGTGCTAACGATGGTTGTCATTTGTTGTTTATTCAGTGTGAAGCTTGTGCAGAAAAAATGGAACATTGCTGTTCTACCGAATGTCTAGAAATCACACATTTACCATTAGCAGAACAAGTGGCGTTACGTGCGGGAAAACAAGTGGGTAATAAAATTTTTAGAAAGGGAAAATCGGAAGCATTAAAGTTTAAACATTCCGGTCAATTGGAAGGTGTTTCTTTGGCAAAAGCAACCGATTTTAATGTAGGTGCTACAGTTTTTGAACCAAAAACGAAAACACTTCGCCAACGCATTGCTCAGAAAAAAGTATTAGTAGGTAAAGGCCAACATTACTATTCTAAATCGCAAGTGGGTCAATTTATTTTAGAAAAAGCCGAATTGCAATTAGGGGACAAGGTATTGATTTCGGGTCCAACGACTGGTGAACAAGAATTGGTGGTGGAAAACATGTATGTAAATGGCCAACCAGGAACTAATGCTGTTGCTGGAGATAAAGTGACGATGTCGGTTCCTTTTAAAGTGCGTGCTTCTGATAAATTATATAAAGTTTTAAATTAA
- the recA gene encoding recombinase RecA, whose protein sequence is MSSEKEAKLKALQLTLDKLDKTYGKGTVMKMGDSAVEEVEVISSGSLGLDLALGVGGYPKGRIIEIYGPESSGKTTLTLHAIAEAQKAGGIAAFIDAEHAFDRFYAEKLGVDIDNLIISQPDNGEQALEIAESLIRSGAVDIVVIDSVAALTPKSEIEGDMGDSKMGLHARLMSQALRKLTGTIHKTNCTVFFINQLRDKIGVMFGNPETTTGGNALKFYASVRVDIRKSSQIKDGENVIGNRAKVKIVKNKVAPPFRTAEFDIMYGEGVSKVGEVLDLAVEFEIIKKSGSWFSYGETKLGQGRDAVKQLIKDNPELMDEVEAKIKETLKEQE, encoded by the coding sequence ATGAGTTCAGAAAAAGAAGCCAAATTAAAAGCCTTACAATTAACGTTAGACAAGTTAGACAAAACCTATGGTAAAGGAACAGTAATGAAAATGGGAGATTCTGCTGTTGAAGAAGTAGAAGTTATTTCATCAGGTTCATTAGGTTTAGACCTTGCCTTAGGGGTAGGTGGTTACCCAAAAGGGAGAATCATTGAAATTTATGGTCCAGAATCATCAGGTAAAACAACGTTAACACTACACGCCATTGCTGAAGCTCAAAAAGCTGGAGGAATTGCAGCCTTTATTGATGCAGAACATGCCTTTGACCGATTTTATGCCGAAAAATTAGGTGTTGATATTGATAATTTAATTATTTCGCAACCGGATAACGGAGAACAAGCCTTAGAAATTGCAGAAAGTTTAATTCGCTCAGGAGCTGTAGATATCGTGGTAATCGACTCAGTTGCAGCATTAACGCCAAAAAGTGAAATAGAAGGCGATATGGGAGACAGTAAAATGGGATTACATGCTCGTTTAATGTCACAAGCGTTGCGTAAATTAACCGGAACGATTCACAAAACAAACTGTACCGTTTTCTTCATTAACCAGTTACGTGATAAAATTGGGGTAATGTTCGGAAATCCCGAAACAACTACCGGTGGAAATGCCTTAAAATTCTATGCATCAGTTCGTGTAGACATTCGTAAATCGTCACAAATTAAAGACGGTGAAAATGTAATTGGTAACCGCGCCAAAGTAAAAATTGTTAAAAACAAAGTAGCACCACCTTTTAGAACAGCCGAGTTTGACATTATGTATGGCGAAGGGGTTTCAAAAGTAGGTGAAGTATTGGATTTAGCGGTTGAATTTGAAATTATCAAAAAAAGTGGTTCTTGGTTTAGTTATGGAGAAACTAAATTAGGACAAGGTAGAGATGCCGTTAAACAATTAATAAAAGATAATCCAGAATTAATGGATGAAGTAGAGGCAAAAATAAAAGAAACCTTGAAAGAGCAAGAATAA
- a CDS encoding RNA polymerase sigma factor, producing the protein MLEQLLHECKKNNTQAQGQLYKLLAPKLFAVCLKYSRSYEEAQDHLQESFLIIFNKIGQFNNEGSFEGWAKRVVVNYVLQQYRTQGVFFEIVSEKIPEEENVEIDDDEISMDYLLKIIQELPDRYRLVFNLYTIDGYSHKEIAQMLGISEGTSKSNLARAKMILKDKLQHSQNVFSKFK; encoded by the coding sequence ATGTTAGAACAACTCTTACATGAATGCAAAAAAAATAATACGCAAGCACAAGGACAATTGTACAAACTTTTAGCTCCAAAGTTGTTTGCTGTATGTTTGAAGTATTCCAGGAGTTATGAAGAAGCACAAGATCATTTACAAGAAAGTTTTTTAATAATTTTTAATAAAATTGGACAATTTAACAACGAAGGATCTTTTGAAGGATGGGCAAAAAGAGTAGTTGTGAACTATGTTTTACAACAATATAGAACACAAGGTGTGTTTTTTGAAATTGTCAGCGAAAAAATTCCTGAAGAAGAAAATGTTGAAATTGATGATGATGAAATTTCAATGGATTATTTGTTAAAAATTATTCAAGAATTACCAGACAGGTATAGACTTGTTTTTAATTTATACACTATAGATGGTTATTCGCACAAAGAAATAGCGCAAATGTTAGGTATTTCAGAGGGAACCTCTAAGTCAAATCTAGCAAGAGCAAAGATGATTTTAAAAGATAAACTACAACATTCGCAAAATGTTTTTTCAAAATTTAAATGA
- a CDS encoding porin family protein, with protein MKENKNIERLFQEKFKDFEVTPPDFVWENIQSKLHPEEKKRRIVPLWFKVGSIAASLTLLFSLIFLTNYNENENAFEIINSNSKKQQTVSRSNNSTKINKEKNPTATSTILNSTHTKNHTTDKNINNGSYVSNSNKEYDNKNNYPTKKTLAQPHSKFTSTEVLVVNNKNKGKSTNALIDKDKSLNNNAVTYTSTKKKNKSKKTFKNIENGNLYFDLNSGLSSNNTNLSTKEKKRFKKHLSNKETNFNVLEDGLEINSNTITDNSTNNKTKSFTEKVTNSILTENTIENTINNSSNNTVADINSTGSNSLNEVGKNIENTDTLSSGVVANAIAKDTLPLVNVEQAENPLEKLLKEKEDNKKIADEKEKLSKWAVNSNVTPVYFNSFTEGSPISEDFITNTKNFNNSLSYGVGVTYQINKKLAIKTGINNLSLDYDTQDVAYYTSYKEQNTAKTNIQRNEKSKYIVLENQKRTSVNLIENQVLISGQNEGYLNQKMQYLELPVELSYSLINKKFGVALKGGFSTLILTENKISMVSESQQMEIGKATNLNNMHFSTNLGLGFSYNFIKNFQLNLEPMLKYQINAFTTNSGNFKPYIVGISTGLSYKF; from the coding sequence ATGAAAGAAAATAAAAACATAGAAAGATTATTTCAGGAAAAATTTAAAGATTTTGAAGTTACTCCCCCTGATTTTGTTTGGGAAAACATTCAATCTAAGCTTCATCCTGAAGAGAAGAAAAGAAGAATAGTACCTCTTTGGTTTAAAGTAGGTTCAATTGCTGCTTCTTTAACTTTGCTGTTTTCATTAATTTTTCTAACTAATTATAATGAAAATGAGAACGCTTTTGAAATTATAAATAGTAACTCAAAAAAACAACAAACGGTAAGTAGAAGTAACAACTCAACAAAAATAAATAAAGAAAAAAACCCAACAGCAACTTCTACTATTTTAAATTCAACACATACTAAAAATCACACAACTGATAAAAATATAAACAATGGAAGTTATGTTTCAAATTCAAACAAAGAATATGACAACAAGAACAACTATCCAACTAAAAAAACACTTGCCCAACCCCATTCAAAGTTTACTTCTACTGAAGTTTTGGTAGTTAATAATAAAAACAAAGGAAAATCAACAAATGCTTTAATAGATAAAGACAAGTCCTTAAACAACAATGCCGTAACTTATACTTCTACTAAAAAGAAAAACAAATCTAAAAAAACATTTAAAAACATTGAAAATGGCAACTTGTATTTTGACTTAAATTCAGGTTTGTCTAGTAACAATACCAATCTTTCAACCAAAGAAAAGAAACGATTTAAAAAACATTTATCTAATAAGGAAACTAATTTCAACGTACTAGAAGATGGGCTTGAAATTAATTCTAATACCATCACAGATAATTCAACCAATAATAAAACGAAATCGTTTACAGAAAAAGTTACTAATTCAATTTTAACAGAAAATACAATTGAAAATACAATCAACAATTCTTCAAATAACACAGTAGCCGATATAAATTCAACCGGTTCAAATTCGTTAAATGAGGTTGGTAAAAACATAGAAAATACTGACACCTTATCTTCGGGTGTTGTAGCCAATGCAATTGCTAAAGATACTTTACCTCTAGTAAATGTAGAACAAGCAGAAAATCCATTGGAAAAATTGCTAAAAGAAAAAGAAGATAACAAAAAAATTGCTGATGAGAAAGAAAAACTGAGTAAATGGGCGGTAAACAGTAATGTTACGCCTGTTTACTTTAATTCTTTCACTGAAGGTTCTCCTATTTCGGAAGATTTTATAACCAACACAAAAAACTTTAATAATTCATTAAGTTATGGTGTAGGTGTTACTTATCAAATCAATAAAAAATTGGCTATAAAAACAGGAATTAATAATTTATCTCTTGATTATGACACTCAAGATGTTGCTTATTATACCAGTTACAAAGAACAAAATACAGCAAAAACTAACATTCAACGAAATGAAAAAAGTAAATATATAGTACTAGAAAACCAAAAAAGAACTTCTGTTAATTTAATTGAAAATCAAGTTCTTATTTCTGGACAAAATGAAGGGTATTTAAATCAAAAAATGCAATATTTAGAACTACCTGTAGAACTTTCATACTCCTTAATTAACAAAAAATTCGGGGTGGCTTTAAAAGGTGGTTTTAGTACTTTAATTTTGACAGAAAATAAAATTTCAATGGTATCAGAATCACAACAAATGGAGATAGGAAAGGCAACAAATCTAAACAATATGCATTTTAGCACCAATTTAGGATTAGGTTTTAGTTACAATTTTATTAAAAACTTTCAATTGAATTTAGAACCTATGTTAAAATACCAAATCAACGCTTTTACTACTAATTCTGGCAACTTTAAACCGTACATTGTAGGTATAAGTACAGGTTTAAGTTATAAATTTTAA
- a CDS encoding lysophospholipid acyltransferase family protein produces the protein MNFLKYPLTLLYRIWFYILVLVPILVLFPLIFITIYKEKTYPLFFKIARLWAKVVLVGMGFRYSIKGQEFFEEGKSYMLVANHTSMTDIMLMLIAVQNHPFVFVGKKELERIPIFGFIYKRVCIMVDRNSSKSRYEVFERAQKRINQGLSICIFPEGGVPEEHIILDEFKDGAFRIAIEHELAILPMTFFDNKKRFSYTFFSGSPGKMRAQIHPPIETKGLTLEDKNTLKNQVRQLILKDLESDVN, from the coding sequence ATGAATTTTTTAAAGTATCCGCTAACTTTATTGTATAGAATTTGGTTTTATATATTGGTATTAGTGCCTATATTGGTTTTATTTCCTTTAATTTTTATAACTATTTACAAAGAAAAAACGTATCCGTTGTTTTTTAAAATTGCACGCTTATGGGCTAAAGTGGTTTTAGTAGGAATGGGTTTTAGGTATTCTATAAAAGGTCAAGAATTTTTTGAAGAGGGTAAAAGTTATATGCTTGTAGCTAATCATACCTCAATGACGGATATTATGTTAATGTTGATAGCGGTTCAAAATCATCCTTTTGTTTTTGTGGGAAAAAAAGAATTAGAACGCATACCAATTTTTGGTTTTATCTATAAAAGAGTGTGTATAATGGTAGATCGGAACAGCAGCAAGAGTAGATATGAGGTTTTTGAACGAGCGCAAAAAAGAATAAATCAAGGGTTGAGTATTTGTATATTCCCTGAAGGAGGAGTGCCTGAGGAGCATATTATTTTAGACGAATTTAAAGATGGTGCTTTTAGAATTGCAATTGAACATGAATTAGCGATTTTACCCATGACTTTTTTTGATAATAAAAAACGTTTTTCATATACTTTTTTTAGTGGTTCACCAGGAAAAATGAGAGCACAGATTCATCCACCTATAGAGACTAAAGGGTTGACTTTAGAAGACAAAAACACCTTAAAAAATCAAGTAAGACAATTGATATTAAAAGACTTAGAAAGTGATGTAAATTAA
- the trpS gene encoding tryptophan--tRNA ligase produces MSKILTGVQSTGTPHLGNLLGAILPAIEMANNPANESFLFIADLHSVTQIKDGKTLRENTYSVAATWLACGLDVNKVVFYRQSDVPQTAELSWYLSCFFPFQRLTLAHSFKDKADRLDDVNAGLFTYPMLMAADILLYDAEFVPVGKDQLQHLEITRDVASRFNHQMGETFVLPEAKIDDNVMIIPGTDGEKMSKSRNNFINIFLDDKALLKQIKTIQTDSTPLEEPKNPDTCNVFALYRLLGTPEQVAAMRANYEGGNYGYGHAKQALYDLIVEKFAKERAQYTHYMNNLEEVDQLLFEGAKKAGMVADGVLKRVREKLGF; encoded by the coding sequence ATGTCAAAAATTTTAACAGGCGTACAAAGTACGGGCACACCTCACTTAGGAAATTTGTTGGGCGCAATTTTACCTGCTATAGAAATGGCAAATAACCCTGCAAATGAATCATTTTTATTTATTGCCGATTTGCATTCGGTAACCCAAATTAAAGATGGAAAAACATTACGTGAAAACACCTATAGTGTAGCTGCCACTTGGCTTGCCTGTGGATTAGATGTAAATAAAGTTGTTTTTTACCGTCAGTCCGATGTGCCTCAAACCGCGGAATTGTCTTGGTATTTAAGTTGTTTCTTTCCTTTCCAACGTTTAACATTGGCTCATTCTTTTAAAGATAAAGCCGACCGTTTAGACGATGTAAATGCCGGATTATTTACCTATCCTATGTTAATGGCTGCTGATATTTTATTATATGATGCCGAATTTGTTCCTGTAGGTAAAGATCAATTACAACATTTAGAAATTACCCGTGATGTAGCCTCACGTTTTAATCATCAAATGGGTGAAACGTTTGTTTTACCTGAAGCTAAAATTGATGATAATGTGATGATTATTCCTGGTACCGACGGGGAAAAAATGAGTAAATCACGTAACAATTTTATCAACATCTTTTTAGACGATAAAGCGTTACTAAAACAAATTAAAACCATTCAAACGGATAGCACACCTTTAGAAGAACCTAAAAATCCTGATACTTGTAACGTGTTTGCTTTATATAGATTATTAGGAACTCCAGAACAAGTAGCCGCTATGCGAGCGAATTATGAAGGCGGAAACTACGGATATGGGCATGCTAAGCAGGCATTATATGATTTAATTGTAGAAAAATTTGCAAAAGAAAGAGCACAATACACGCATTATATGAACAACCTTGAAGAAGTGGACCAATTACTTTTTGAAGGGGCAAAAAAAGCAGGAATGGTTGCTGATGGGGTATTGAAAAGAGTTCGAGAAAAACTAGGATTTTAA
- the dprA gene encoding DNA-processing protein DprA: MLQNELFHLLALMQVDGVGDIVAKKLLSHFGSAEAIFKAKRKQILSIDGIGEILYKNLQIKNHFNLAEKELLFLEKESISCISYLETSYPEKLKHCIDGPVLLFQSGNINIQKQHLISIVGTRQITSYGTEFTKKLIADLAPLNPIIVSGFAYGVDIVAHQAAMEEGLQTIGVLAHGLNQVYPKVHKRYVSRMEEHGGFMTEYWSTSNPDRENFVKRNRIVAGMCEATVVIESADKGGSLITANVANDYNRDVFAVPGRSTDKYSQGCNTLIKTQRANMLTSAADLIYMLNWDVASKKEEKAIQKQLFVSLGEEEQKIYDFLIKNGKELLDLIALQCDLPIFKVSTHLLNMELKGVIRPLPGKLFEAI; encoded by the coding sequence ATGTTACAAAACGAATTGTTTCATTTACTTGCGTTAATGCAAGTGGACGGAGTAGGTGATATTGTTGCCAAAAAATTACTTTCCCATTTTGGTTCTGCTGAAGCTATTTTTAAAGCAAAAAGAAAACAAATCCTTTCAATCGATGGAATAGGAGAAATACTTTACAAGAATTTACAAATAAAAAATCATTTTAATTTGGCTGAAAAAGAACTTCTTTTTTTAGAGAAGGAATCTATCAGTTGTATTAGTTATTTAGAAACATCATATCCAGAAAAATTAAAACATTGTATTGATGGTCCCGTGCTGTTGTTTCAGAGTGGCAATATCAACATTCAAAAACAACATTTAATCAGTATTGTTGGTACTCGACAAATTACGTCGTATGGCACGGAATTTACCAAAAAATTAATTGCGGATTTAGCGCCTTTAAATCCAATTATTGTCAGTGGATTTGCCTATGGCGTTGATATAGTGGCGCATCAAGCAGCAATGGAGGAAGGATTGCAAACCATAGGTGTATTGGCACATGGTCTCAATCAAGTTTATCCCAAAGTACATAAAAGATATGTAAGTAGAATGGAAGAACATGGTGGTTTTATGACGGAATATTGGAGTACTTCTAATCCAGATAGAGAAAATTTTGTAAAACGAAATCGAATAGTAGCCGGTATGTGTGAAGCAACTGTTGTAATTGAAAGTGCTGATAAAGGCGGTTCTTTAATTACGGCTAATGTGGCTAATGACTATAATAGAGATGTATTTGCAGTTCCGGGAAGAAGTACAGATAAATACAGTCAGGGTTGTAATACTTTAATTAAAACGCAACGCGCCAATATGTTAACTTCTGCGGCGGATTTAATTTATATGCTTAATTGGGATGTTGCATCCAAAAAAGAAGAGAAAGCCATTCAAAAACAATTATTTGTTTCTTTAGGAGAAGAAGAACAAAAAATATATGATTTTTTAATAAAAAATGGAAAAGAACTATTGGACTTAATTGCTTTACAATGTGATTTACCCATTTTTAAAGTGAGTACTCATTTATTGAATATGGAATTAAAAGGTGTAATAAGACCGTTACCCGGAAAATTATTTGAAGCAATATAA
- a CDS encoding HU domain-containing protein produces the protein MKIEKYISALLYRYQCVTVPGFGAFLTEWQSAQVIEGQHSFIPPRKIVSFNSNIKSNDGLLANHIALTEKISYDQALSKINYQVNFWLEKLQNKETLSLENIGDILVNNENNWVFKPNQAINYLTDSFGLSSFNSPEIQREVKQVETPIETPTLTLVEEEHIEENNEVIALPQTAVKSNTNWLKYAAAVAIFASAGTFGYKYYYDYSIEQKTLLVEKTVQEQINKKIQEATFIIPNPTQSVDLTIEKPEIKPYHVIAAAFRSENNAKKAMEELKKQGYLNATVLPITKHNLYPVAFESFSTLSEANKLKNKIITEHAIDAWLKID, from the coding sequence ATGAAGATAGAGAAATACATATCGGCTTTATTATATAGATATCAATGTGTTACTGTTCCTGGGTTTGGTGCGTTTTTAACAGAATGGCAATCGGCGCAGGTAATAGAAGGACAACATTCATTCATTCCGCCTAGAAAAATAGTTTCTTTTAATTCAAACATTAAAAGTAATGATGGTTTATTAGCCAATCACATTGCATTAACTGAAAAAATTAGTTACGATCAGGCGTTATCTAAAATCAATTATCAAGTTAATTTTTGGCTTGAAAAACTGCAAAACAAAGAAACGCTTTCTTTAGAAAACATTGGTGATATTTTAGTAAATAATGAGAACAATTGGGTGTTTAAACCAAATCAGGCTATAAATTATTTAACCGATTCTTTTGGGTTATCAAGTTTTAATTCACCAGAAATTCAGCGTGAAGTAAAACAAGTGGAAACTCCAATCGAAACACCAACGCTAACTTTAGTTGAAGAAGAGCATATTGAAGAAAACAATGAAGTAATTGCATTACCTCAAACTGCTGTTAAATCAAATACAAATTGGTTAAAATACGCAGCCGCTGTGGCAATATTTGCTTCTGCGGGTACTTTTGGTTATAAATATTATTACGACTACTCTATTGAACAAAAAACATTGTTAGTTGAAAAAACAGTTCAAGAACAAATCAATAAAAAAATTCAAGAAGCTACGTTCATAATTCCAAATCCAACGCAAAGTGTTGATTTAACTATTGAAAAACCTGAAATCAAACCTTATCATGTGATTGCTGCGGCTTTTAGAAGTGAAAACAATGCAAAAAAAGCAATGGAAGAATTAAAAAAACAAGGGTATTTAAATGCAACTGTTTTACCTATTACGAAACATAATTTATATCCTGTTGCTTTTGAAAGTTTTTCAACTCTATCTGAAGCAAATAAATTAAAAAATAAAATTATAACAGAGCATGCTATAGACGCTTGGTTAAAAATAGATTAA
- a CDS encoding acyl-CoA thioesterase, producing the protein MQPKFPQDSITTLTDLVLPGETNPLNNLFGGELLARMDRAASITARRHSRRVCVTASVNHVAFNRAIPLGSVVTVESKVSRTFNTSMEIFIDVWIEDRESGIKNKANEAIYTFVAVDETGRPVPVPPIIPETDLEKQRYEAALRRKQLSLVLAGKMKPNEATELKALFTE; encoded by the coding sequence ATGCAACCAAAATTTCCTCAAGATTCAATTACAACACTTACCGACTTAGTTTTACCTGGAGAAACCAACCCATTAAACAACTTATTTGGTGGAGAACTTTTAGCTAGAATGGACAGAGCTGCAAGTATAACTGCAAGAAGACATTCTCGTAGAGTTTGTGTAACCGCATCAGTAAACCATGTTGCATTTAATAGAGCTATCCCCCTTGGGAGCGTGGTAACCGTAGAATCTAAAGTTTCAAGAACTTTTAATACGTCTATGGAAATATTCATTGATGTTTGGATTGAAGACCGCGAATCAGGAATTAAAAATAAAGCAAACGAAGCCATTTATACTTTCGTTGCTGTTGATGAGACTGGACGACCTGTTCCTGTTCCTCCAATTATTCCAGAAACTGATTTAGAAAAACAACGTTATGAAGCCGCATTACGAAGAAAACAACTAAGTTTAGTTTTAGCTGGAAAAATGAAACCAAACGAAGCTACAGAACTTAAAGCGTTATTTACAGAATAA